One Danaus plexippus chromosome 3 unlocalized genomic scaffold, MEX_DaPlex mxdp_25, whole genome shotgun sequence genomic window, TCGTAGGTTTCATACTAAGACGGATATACGGAACTATCTCGAGCAGCACGACGACTCCCTCAAGCAGTACGAACACGCGCTGTTAGATTTCGGTGTACATCTGAAGCTGTCCCGTAGGATGGGATGGTATACGACGGATGGCGGCGTTGCACCGGCACTGGtgaaaagaaagaaattaGGTATAAACAGGAAGGAGggaaagaaaagaaagaaagagaAGTCAGCCAAGCGTGATGTACGTTTATAGAATtactatttaactatttaatgtgttagtggttatttcttatatatcttataataatgtttaaatttgcaGATATCCTtggaaagtttttataaacgtACATTTTACCCGGAAAGCCCACCGGTCTTCCTGGAAAATCCCGTGGAAGACGATGGTTCTGGTAggttttatagttaataaaatatatgattggAAGCAGAGATttacatgtaattttattttctagtgTACGTCGGTTCTATGAAGGTGGAAGTGATCGATAATCTCCTACGGTGTCCAGCTGAGGGCTGCCTGAAGAACTTCCGAAACACCACACTACTGCAGATGCACATAAAACATTACCACAGAGAAATGAGGGAAATGTTGGGAGCCACCCCAAAAGTTTTGGACTTAGCGCGCGAAAGAACGAAACCCACTGATATCGAAGTCAAAAAGACGGAATTTGAatccaaaattattaaagtcaaGCTACCAAAACTGCCGAAGAGATCCGAGGAACCCAAAAGTCAAACGAACCCAGAAGTCAAAGAGCCCATTGTGCAAAAAGTAGAGCCTCGACCACAAACACCACCTAAACTGGATGTGCCCATACCTAGATCACAGGATTCTCCTAAACTAAGACAAGCACTAATCACCAAACCGGCTAAAAGACCGAAAGTTCTACTCCCAGTTAGGAAACCAGAGCCAGAGGAGAAAGAAGAAATCCCCGAGGAAGCTGATGTAGAAAAGATAGATTTCGACGACAGCTCCAATACTGCAGAGAAACCGTTTGAGGAGTTTCGAAGGAAGTGTGATAAAAAGCGCAAATGTTTTTCAACTGTGTCAAGGAAGCCTATCAGCGAGGAGGACGAGTGGTTCGGAGTGAACTCTGACCTTGACACTCGGTCCAGTTTCCCAGGGTCTGGCACACCGGACTCCAAAAACATGGACAAGGCAGTACCACTTCCGGTTTCCTCCGAGTCCAATGAAGAACAGAAGGACGgcaatatgtatatgtatacagAGAGTAAGTTAGTCGTgtagtataattttgtttcggTTTAATAAAGGTCAGTCGTGTCCAGCCATGATCAGCCATGTCAAGCCATGATCAGCCAGGTCCATGGTCATCTTTGGCTCTGATTGAACCAAATTATTCCCTTGTTAacacaaatgaaaaaaaaaaaattattatgagcAGACTTCGGATGGATTTCTGGATGAAGTTACTCCTGATAAATAGATTTCTCATCCAAAATTAAGGATGacacattatattatcttGCATTTGAAAAATGAACCGCATATTCTAAGTAGtagtgtttaattttaagtaatttaaatatatttttatgtattacattataggattttgaaaataaatacgtaattaGATTTTCTACGGCTTCAGTACTAAAATGCTGAAACAGCTTAGTAAATGAGAAATTTATCTGCAGTTTTATGTCATATTCTTATCAACAGCTGGCGAACGTATAAAGATCGAGCACATGAAACGCGAGGAGATCATAAACTGTCATTGCGGTTTCCGCGAGGAAGACGGGCTGATGGTGCAGTGTGAACTCTGCCTGTGCTGGCAACACGCGCTGTGTCACAACATACAGAAGGAATCGGAGGTAATTACTGAAGATGATTACGAAAAATAACTATCAATGTCCATATTGCACCTCTCAAGAGTaactttctatttttttattcctatataatatgtatttcccTGTATAAGCTATttcaaattcttattattaaaaataaaaatgtcacttaataatatattaatatatctttaggTTCCAGAGAAATACACTTGCAGTATATGTCTCAATCCTCGGCGTGGGAGACGCTCCAAGCGTTTCTTGCACGATCAGGACAGACTGTACGAGGGGTTGCTGCCGGGGGCGAAGCCCTGCGAGACTTTGCGACGCTCTCACGAATTATCAGCTAACCTATTGAAAATTCAGGATGCTCTGCATGCAATGCGAGTCAAACACTATGTAGCTACGTAAgtttttgacaatattttatcgatttatgacattaaaatacttaaattgtaacatatttttattgttcacaGTAAGAAAGACCATCCAAAATTATATCTGTGGGCCAAAGACTGGGAGAGTCCAGAGGTAAATTTCACCCAAGAAAGACTTAATTCAGATTACTCAGATctcaatattatcataaataacatCGGCAAGGAGAATTTGCCGCTGAAACCCGATGAAGTTAATCCACATTTGGATATAAGAATGCCCATAACTGAAGAGCCTGAAGATAGATTCACTCAGAGAGACAGTTCATTAATGAATCTATCGTCGGTTTTGTCAAGTCCAACTGGGACCTCATTAGATCTGCCAATAACCACTTCGGAGTTGGAACGGCTGGCGAAATCCGTtcaaggtaaaaaaaaactaaggtTTTTGGATACTACGTCTGTCACAGAcgctttcatctcgtctgcccgtgatcacggttgctgtaaaggaacgGAAACGTCGGGGTTCTGtagtaaaaaaatgataaaaaaacgcCCAGTATCCGAAAACCTTAAGTTTCATGACTACCctcgaaaatcttagatatcattaacaCAGTAAacagtttgaaataaacatcTTTGCATATAATTaccaatataatttcttaaaagtaCTATTATTTATGTCTGTCATGAATATGTAGGTATAGAAAAGCTTTAAAACCGAATATGACCCAAATTCATTTTGGCTGCGGGTCTCCTCAGTCATTCAAGTGATATTACTGCAACGAAACCTTTCTGGAACGGGAAGATTTTTCTGTTAAACTAAAattcattgttataatttgtctagaactgtaataatttttaaaatctacattagcttttaacaaaattttagttacaGTAATATCTACGCGGTAGTTTTTGTTTGAGAGTAAGACAAATACACACATCTGTAGAAAGATGCTGACAACGTCTTCATAAATTGCACCAACAATATTAGATCATATATTCAgcgctttaaatatattttattacagaacaAGAAGTACAAAGAGTGGTCATCCCTCAGCCCGAGGCAGCCATTGAGAACAGTGCATGCAGGGAACGCTTGCTGCGACATGTGCAGCGCTGTCAGGGCTTCATAGACGCCAGACTCGATTCTATAGAAGCTCAAGTAGCCGGTATGATACGAAAACTACTAACTATCAGCATGTTTTTCTCACGAGTTTGTATTGTCTAACTATGTATGGAGTTTTGGCTTTgacattcataaataaaacccGGTCATTGTAGTTTGAAAATGCAAAATTTGTGctacaaatacaaaattgcCCACAATAGCCTGTGGtgaagtaacaaaatatatatatttttttatagaactcGAATCTCAAGATCCATCATTTGAGGATGACGAAACGGCGGATTTCTTCCCAAGAACAAAACAAACTATCCAAATGCTGATGAGGGACCTCGATACGATGGAAGAACTGGGAATTATATCTTGAACATGTACTCAATTGAaaacttcatatttataagttgCACAAAAATGcttcttgtaaaaaaaaaatactgtttgtaaataaaacatttgaaataataaatattattaagtattcaGAAggacgtaaataaaatacaattcaaaattagcaaccttatattaaaaatcaaccCTCATAGAATTTGGGCAATTCATCACCGAGGATCACTGATCTCTCAACACCAGCCTCGGTAATAACGCCAAGTCTTACAACACCTCCCGATGAACCGTCTCTCAACATGGCCAGAGTCAGAGTATTTGTTACAAACTTTTTAGCCTCTTCCTTAGACATGTTAGGCTTGAAGTTGGCATCGACGTAACCATAAACATATGTAGATCCTGATCCTCCGATGGACACAGCTTGGCGTTGTACCATCCCGCCAATGGGTACAGAGTAGATTTGGCCTGGAATTAAAGTCATAACCGAATGATTTCATGAATTGgagttataagttattttaaaaggttcAATCATATACTCTCTTGTTACAATTTCAATTGGTCAAATGGCTAACAAGACTTTAAACTTCGATTGaaaatggaatataaaatattttgaccaTAGATATAaccaaaattattgatattgcCTATATCTATTACATATTTGAAAGAAATCACGATGATAGGCTATTGATTTATCTGACCTCCTTTCTTTTTATCCCAACCAGCAACCAGGATACCAGCCACTAGTGAGTCACGGTAATTGTAACAAAGTTCTCGGAAGATTGCTGCTGCAGTTTGTACCAGTGGGGGTTCACTGAGCTCCATCTTATGAAAATCTAAAACAttcaatacatacataaaatagttaataataatattaccaaacagttatcaaattttactacaaatattgtatattttaaagtatgacCAATTATGTTAACTAATGTCggaataaaacaatagattATATGTCTTGGTTTCTTGTGTTAAACTTCAGAATAGTGTCATCAAATTGTGCATTACTTACTGAGATGATAAGTAACAATATCGGCAATAGCTTGGGTGTCCGCAGCAGAGCCGGAGCGGCAGCAATAGATGTGATCAGTAATTCTCGTGAGTTTGTCCGTGACTCTATTAGCGATGTATGCACCGGTGGTAGTTCGAGAGTCCGCTCCAATTATAACTCCACCGTCGAACTCACAGGCCATTATGGACGTGCCGGTGCTGTGAGGAGCATTCATCCAGCTCATTGACGGGTCTGTGTACGTATCAACCACTGAGGCAGCCATAGTTCTGAAATGTATaccttattgtaataattaaaaactcagtagttcaaaatataacattggCATAAAAGAATATCCTCATTTGTcgacttataaattaaatatacaaattatacaatcaccaaaatttataaagctctttatcgatttttctaTCGAACCAGAGTTAACttacattaatttctttaaaacaatttgtagTAACAAATTTTGAAAGTCACGATATAGATGCGGTAAACTGCTGTCAACATAAAACAAACGTCATGATTCCGACAAAATATGTAGATTCAATATAATGGACAGATAACGAAAGTCCAAGAACAAAGAAATTGTGCATGAATTtactaaacaatattttcaattggaatttcgaattatttatactatatttccTTACAGTCCTgtctatttctttttatatttttatatataatttaatttggttttgATGAACATTTTAGAAGGCAACAAAACGAAATTCCGCCTCTAAAGCGCGGGTAATTTCAAAAgagttaagtatttaaaaaggaccgttatttgttattaactgAAGagatttgttatttgtttaatattgagttttctatttaaaccttattaaataacacatcAGCAACAACAAAAATCATCCATATTTCGTTAatacagaatatttatttaaattttatataagtttctatGAGGTATTCGTAACTACAATTGTCTACATATATAGAAGTAAAATGGTTCGAAAGAAAAAACAGTCctacatacttttaaaatttatcggatttcataaaatgtaattataaaattacataaaaaactgTGGACTTAgcgcaattaaaaaaaaataaaaaaattacaagttatAAGGTAGTTGTTGCTTGTTGCTAATAAGGTGaagcagaaaaaaataaaaataactgtgaATTTTAGACCACAATTATGCAGTTATACTgtctttaaagtttaaaacatatatatatgtgtgttaaAAGTACGACAGcaaggaaatatatattagtgacTTTTGTATGACTATtggatacatttttattaaaagtaccTATACTAGTATCGGTACTATACtatgatatatatacctatGCTATGCTCTATACTACGACAACACATaactacaaattatatatatgacagcGTTTACCGCGCCTTACAAGTATTATTGAtaagaacaaaacaaaaaatatcacattgtgataatataaaacatagatGAGGCTCTACGACTACTCGCATTTTTGCCTATAGCaggtaataagaaaaaaaaaacaaagaaaataaattaatttttacattatctaCGAAAAGTTATCATAGTATTTACTCATGACTAAcgaattaacaaataaattatgtactttTCTCTGTATGAGATGTGCATTTTATTAGAAGTAGAATATTTAagcttgttttatatttatttacaatagaCCTAAACATATTGGAGGAagattattcaaaaatattttgtatttttgctATAGGTACGTGTTTGCACATTGTTGTAAAGTTTCAAAAGATTCGCAGACTCATCGCGCGTGGGTGTCCTCCACTCATTAGTACTCTTGTCCcactaaaaaggtttttttttttaaatatcattcgGCACGCTCCATTTCATACGTCACCCCGAAATCgatgtttatttaatctttataaaagagTCCGCGTGGAATGAGCATAGGTTTTTGATAAATCGTTTTTtcattcaacatttttattcaaaaggttcatatattttatatttattcttcaaGTTTGCGATTCGCCACCGTCGTTCAATGAGAAAGGACACTCGCGTCTTAGAAGACGTTTAGGATTTTTGTTATAGCTGGTTTGTCAGTTTTGATACTTAGCTGTGTTAAAGGCATACTATTGTAAAAAGCAATGGTTTATTTAtggtataaaataactaacatAAACTgtgtgtttaatattaattatcctGTGAAagttatattagattttatttattttaagaatgtgtAACTTCAATATCCTAGAATTATCTAAAGAGGCGCCAACTGGTAAATGttggataattttataaacaaataacgtCTATTAAGCATCgacattatttgtttatttaaatgtagaagcatttaaataaacaaataaagtcTATGTTTAATGCGAgtggtttatattttacaaagcgGCGatagtttaaacaaataagtCTATCTTATTAGGTCAacaaatctttattttgttataatttttgttttatcctGTCGCTATATTGTATGCGATGTCAATAAAGATGTATAAAAtagattgaattttttttttcaatttattctcTCAACGGTAAATGACAATgagctattaattttttaaataatttcttttaaaatatttcttaaaaaggCAACGTATCAAGATCGCTTGTGTCACACACGGGAGCAATAAGTAGGCGTATTATTATGCCACCTAGTCTATGGTACTATGGAAGTAGCTGTCAATCGTTGAATAATGACGCGTGCGGTGGagacattttgttatttatttatttcattttatatcgaCTCCCCCGCTATCTAAACGGTAGACAATGACCagatgttgatatttttttcatatattacaatgtattttaagttCTGATGCTCATTGTGATGGAGATGTGGCAGTTTCCGTTGTCATGATCGTTTTGGTTCTAGTTAACGGATGAGAGACGTTATTCTAATTGTCAAATAATATTCGTATGGTTTAGtatgttattgtatttatgtaaCAGTACATAACGTCAGATTTGAAAGTAAAAACTAAAGGTAATGGATTcgatataaacaatttagatatcgttttattaaacatattcgtcggcaaaataaatattcgtaaCTTGATCGTAATCATAATGCCgagtcattaaattaaaaaaaatcaaaccgAGTAACACTACATGGAATTGAAAATCTCtgacatttatgtatataaattaatatataatcgaACATGATAATGTGCAGgtatatataggtatgtacaataaaaatattttgttattatttaacaggTGAATGAGACTCGTTTCATAACCTTCACAACTACTGTGTTGGTTGAATAgaagatttgtttttaacttaaacCATCAGTTTAACTATAATGAAAACTACatagaattttatacttaaattttgatagtatatacatatataaacctTAAGTATAGTCAGATAATTAATGCCTGTGTTTGAAAGTCATACTTGTACAACCCGAATGATTTGACGTTTGAAAAGATTTTCATAGTCTTTAGATTGTCTGTTGCACGTATTCTCTAGAAACACGACCAcgtagtaaatttatattctattcttTCCCGCTTATTTTATGGTTTGATTGCAAAATGTTCCATTACAGATAACATACATTTGTTTCATGAATACTCGTAACACGGGCGGTGAAATTTACAGCGGCCCTATATAGAACAGCACTTATAGGTACTTAGATTTATTGCTAGACATTTTATTGTGAAggtcaaaaattgttttttattcacgAATTCACGTTAATTTGaccgtttaatataaaacgttgtaaaaaatcattaaggtatttaagaattttttgtcGTATTGTGTTGCGGTAACAAATCAAAAATGTACTTTTAgtcattttataagtaattaaaattatttttatattccataatttagtttaaagtttgttaaaatattttgtatctggaaagataaatattacaaatgtaatttacCTATACCTAACaagaatataaagaatatacatatcaatattttcttaacctcaaaggggatatttctattaaagaaatgtttcTAAAAGAAATcccttaatacaaaataaagtttcCTAGGTGTTTCATATTTCTAAACACCCACTAGCAATAAATTCCCCCACAATCCGAACCCCCCGTATATGTTCCATTCACaggaatcaaataaattttttgcgtCTTCCTCGTGCCAACAAAGGTACTTcccattatataaatttgatacgATATTTTATAGAGGTATTATAAGCACGCGCTGTAGCTCGCGCTTCtatatttgttcttttttttaggCCCCCTCTCAGACGGGGCCGGGGCGGGCCGGGGGTACCGCAGGGAGGCCGGCCCCTAAaaagttatgtattttttctccTCTTTTTTCCCATCGACGTGATGAAACGGCGCGCGATATTGATCCAGCCTGCTTTGGCAGCTCACTCATGTTATATCTCGGGTTTTGTCATTTCACCGGGATTTTGTAGATATaatgctattaaatatttggtattttgtttaaaactaacGTATTGCTAAATAAATGCTTATAcctatacattaatattttgacatagttatatattattactatttataatattttacgatgacattaaagattataaatgAACGCTgtgaattaaacattatttaatacaaattaaaataaaaccattcaAACGGAAGTTGACAATCACTCAGTTTATTGTctgttatgatattatttcaattgacCGTCCCGTCACTATAATCTGTCGAAGGAATACAGATAACATCCGAATGacttataacattttctttatatgtatattataaatattcattcttTATATCTGttacatttacttattattaagtaagttTTCGTGGATTTGATGTCTCGTAAATGATATTTGTTCTggctgatttttttatataattttttcgtaCGCAGGTGTGTGGACGCGCGTCCATCctttatgttataatgttcAAGGGACAAGCTGCGACTATGGAGTGGGCACCCATCACGCACATTGTGATGATACAGTGTGTTCAATATACTACACTATACTAAATACAtgattacttaatattaattatttattttcataaatataaaataattcatggATAGCGAAAATCATtttcttgtgatatatatttcgtttgttgaataattaaataataagtaatagtaagaaaaaaatatatgtatgtacggTTTATGGATTATTCGTTTTTCGTAAAACATCGGATCGTCACTGTAGGAATAGTTATAGGAatggtaataaatatgttgcatcatacaaaaatacaaacatattttgaacACCCTTTTCACGgtcatacataaaaatatccacATTAAATACGtggtttaaaagattttttaccCTGCAGTCGATGGACGCCATTGACGGCTTGGATTCGAGCATTTTGGGGTCACTTTTTGGAGATTATTCGGTATTGTGCTGGCGATTCTAAAAACCCTTACAAAGATCCTAAGCCCTGTTGACTGACCGAGTACCTTTGTACAATATAACGGTACGCTTTAACATATACATTACATCTTGATGTAACTTACGAACAGAGAATTTAGATATTGATCACGATGAAGATATTCTCAACGAGAAATTGGCTTTGGATTTTTAAAACTCAATTGAGTTTGATTGTGTTCAGCCACGTGTCCTAAAAGATAtgtatcaatttatataaataatataatgttttatttcaagcataagtatttatatataattccacCGTAGATCGGATGTATATAGTTTGTAGAAATAAATGGTTGATggtataattacaaatatagtcTATGgaattaatagaattttttttgcaatgtattttttaatttcatattgaaCGATCGATGAAAAcgctaatatatatgtatacatatattaaaaaaacttaagtttCCCCAAATAACTATTGGATAGTATTAAcgtatatagtaataaaaacagaattgaatataaaacgatataaagtaaattttatattttttaaattgaataacaaGTACAGTTAGATCTATTACaagaattgaaatataatcaaaggataaaatatgttttacaaataatttattcgttAACGAGGAACTTACATTTTATGTGTTCTACTTTCTGTCATAACATAAGAAAAGACTAATACGCCAGCGTTCAAATGTAGTCCATTTAAGATTTGTATCGTAAACTGTATTTTACTTTaggagatattatttttaaataataattagatatttgttttctacaatagatatttattaataaatgtgtatTGTAGCGAGAAAGTCGTTTGCATTGATTTCATGTCAATATGACGATGCTGTCAAGTGTCAGAATAGACTGACATGCATAGGCATGTGCCCATCTTCTGCATTAACATAGACCTCTTCTTATAgaccataaatatatatataaaataaccttgctaagtataatattaaatatataaaat contains:
- the LOC116768460 gene encoding proteasome subunit beta type-6, producing the protein MAASVVDTYTDPSMSWMNAPHSTGTSIMACEFDGGVIIGADSRTTTGAYIANRVTDKLTRITDHIYCCRSGSAADTQAIADIVTYHLNFHKMELSEPPLVQTAAAIFRELCYNYRDSLVAGILVAGWDKKKGGQIYSVPIGGMVQRQAVSIGGSGSTYVYGYVDANFKPNMSKEEAKKFVTNTLTLAMLRDGSSGGVVRLGVITEAGVERSVILGDELPKFYEG